From a region of the Kaistia sp. 32K genome:
- a CDS encoding MFS transporter, protein MVSSDLAATSVPGAPEQLSTRIAFFIAGFGMAAWAPLVPFAKARAGLDDGALGLLLLCLGAGSIVSMPLSGALAARFGCRRIIIAGVLMLALALPLLATLSSFAALVPALLLFGAGVGLVDCVVNIQAVIVERASGRTMMSGFHGLFSVGGIVGAGGVSLALAMGASPFVAALLVVALVLVAIVAAAPNLLRYGSSAGGPAFAVPHGVVLFIGVLCFIVFLTEGAVLDWSAVFLTQVRNVDPTHAGLGYTAFAITMTIGRLTGDWIVRRAGQRNVLVFGGLCAAAGLVLATLVPVWEAGLLGYALVGAGCSNVVPVLYSAVGRQNTMPEHIAIPAVTTLGYAGILAGPAAIGFVAHASSLSASFLIIAALLVGVAVSSRWLRL, encoded by the coding sequence ATGGTATCTTCCGACTTGGCGGCGACCAGCGTTCCCGGCGCGCCCGAACAGCTCTCGACCCGCATCGCCTTCTTCATCGCCGGCTTCGGCATGGCGGCCTGGGCGCCGCTGGTGCCCTTCGCCAAGGCGCGGGCCGGGCTCGACGATGGCGCGCTCGGCCTGTTGCTGCTCTGCCTTGGCGCCGGATCGATCGTCTCGATGCCGCTGTCCGGCGCGCTCGCCGCGCGCTTCGGCTGCCGGCGGATCATCATCGCCGGCGTGCTCATGCTCGCGCTCGCTCTGCCGCTGCTCGCGACGCTTTCGAGCTTCGCCGCGCTGGTGCCGGCGCTGCTCCTCTTCGGCGCCGGCGTCGGGCTGGTCGATTGCGTCGTCAACATCCAGGCGGTGATCGTCGAGCGCGCCAGCGGGCGCACCATGATGTCGGGCTTCCACGGCCTGTTCAGCGTCGGCGGCATCGTCGGCGCCGGCGGCGTCAGCCTGGCGCTGGCGATGGGGGCGTCGCCCTTCGTCGCCGCGCTGCTCGTCGTCGCCCTCGTGCTCGTCGCGATCGTCGCCGCCGCGCCGAACCTGCTTCGCTATGGCAGCAGCGCCGGCGGCCCCGCCTTCGCCGTGCCGCATGGCGTCGTGCTGTTCATCGGCGTGCTGTGCTTCATCGTCTTCCTGACGGAGGGCGCCGTGCTCGACTGGAGCGCCGTGTTCCTGACCCAGGTGCGCAACGTCGACCCGACCCATGCCGGGCTCGGCTACACCGCCTTCGCCATCACCATGACGATCGGCCGGCTGACCGGCGACTGGATCGTGCGCCGGGCCGGCCAGCGCAACGTCCTCGTCTTCGGCGGGCTCTGCGCCGCGGCCGGTCTGGTGCTGGCGACGCTGGTTCCGGTCTGGGAAGCGGGATTGCTCGGCTATGCGCTGGTCGGCGCCGGCTGTTCCAATGTCGTGCCGGTGCTCTACAGCGCCGTCGGCCGGCAGAACACGATGCCCGAGCACATCGCCATCCCCGCCGTCACCACGCTCGGCTATGCCGGCATCCTGGCCGGCCCGGCGGCGATCGGCTTCGTCGCCCACGCGTCGAGCCTGTCGGCCTCGTTCCTGATCATCGCCGCGCTGTTGGTCGGCGTCGCCGTCAGCAGCCGCTGGCTGCGCCTCTGA
- a CDS encoding YqaA family protein — protein sequence MTGLAAYTGLFLAALAAATILPMQSEAVLVGLLLADYSPWLLLAVASLGNVLGSLINWFLGRGVARYRDRRWFPVSPERLAQAENWYRRYGKWSLLLSWAPVIGDPLTVVAGVLREPLPMFLVLVTIAKVGRYLVLAAITLSWMG from the coding sequence ATGACCGGGCTTGCCGCCTATACCGGGCTGTTCCTGGCCGCACTCGCCGCCGCGACCATCCTGCCGATGCAGTCGGAGGCCGTGCTGGTCGGGCTGCTGCTCGCCGATTATTCGCCGTGGCTGCTGCTCGCGGTGGCAAGCCTCGGCAATGTTCTCGGCTCGCTGATCAACTGGTTCCTCGGCCGCGGCGTCGCGCGTTATCGCGACCGGCGCTGGTTTCCCGTCAGTCCCGAGCGGCTGGCGCAGGCGGAAAACTGGTATCGGCGCTACGGAAAATGGTCGCTGCTCCTGAGCTGGGCGCCCGTCATCGGCGATCCGCTCACCGTCGTCGCAGGCGTCCTGCGCGAGCCGCTGCCGATGTTTCTCGTCCTCGTCACCATCGCCAAGGTCGGCCGCTATCTGGTGCTCGCGGCGATCACGCTGAGCTGGATGGGCTGA
- a CDS encoding heavy metal translocating P-type ATPase: MGFQDRYRITGMDCASCAQKIDTAVRRIDGVEDVSVSVSAGTMTVHRGEVDPADPIQKVVAKLGYGIAPLAARPAAPAPAQHDHAHDACCGGHDHEHGAHEHGHDHDHDHDAHDHGHSHSHGHVPAVPAAAVAAAPPLDLHGHDVGEDDGAWWQSKKAKLTLAAGAAIVVAFVVSHLFPAIEPIAYAVAMLIGLVPIARRAFMAARFGTPFSIETLMTIAAVGAVIIGAGEEAAMVVFLFLIGELLEGVAARRARTSIRDLATLLPETARLEEAGGTREVPAAELRLGAIIQVRPGDRIAADGVILEGESAIDEAPVTGESVPKRKGVGDTVFAGTINADGVIRVEVTAVASDNTIARIVRLVEEAQEAKAPTERFIDRFARWYTPAVLVVGALVAIVPPLAFGGDWSEWIYKGLAILLIGCPCALVISTPAAIAAGLAAGARQGLLMKGGAVLETLASINRVAFDKTGTLTLGRPVVSDVIGYGRSEAEVIALAASLEAGSNHPLARAILGKAADMAAPGIVAQEIAAVAGKGMTGKVGSDALLLGSAAAAAEATALTAEQEAAIAAFGSEGKSVSVLLVNGGIVGVIAMRDGPRADAGEGLAALKALDVAPIMLTGDNARAAKAVGGDLGIEVRAELLPQDKQRIIRELQAGGAKVAKVGDGINDAPALAAADVGIAMGGGTDVALETADAAILNNHVGDVARLIRLARRTMANIRQNIAIALGLKAVFLVTTIVGITGLWPAILADTGATVLVTINALTLLVVKKEG, from the coding sequence ATGGGATTTCAGGACCGCTACCGCATCACCGGCATGGATTGCGCCTCCTGCGCGCAGAAGATCGATACGGCGGTGCGCCGAATCGACGGCGTCGAGGACGTCTCGGTCTCGGTGTCCGCCGGCACGATGACGGTGCATCGCGGCGAGGTCGATCCCGCTGATCCCATCCAGAAGGTCGTCGCCAAGCTCGGCTACGGCATCGCCCCGCTCGCGGCCCGTCCGGCCGCGCCGGCGCCTGCGCAGCATGACCATGCTCACGATGCATGCTGCGGCGGCCACGATCATGAACACGGCGCCCATGAACACGGCCACGACCACGACCACGATCACGACGCTCACGATCATGGCCACAGCCACAGCCACGGCCACGTTCCCGCCGTGCCGGCCGCCGCTGTCGCCGCCGCGCCGCCGCTCGATCTGCACGGCCATGACGTTGGCGAGGATGACGGCGCCTGGTGGCAGTCGAAGAAGGCCAAGCTGACGCTCGCCGCCGGCGCCGCGATCGTCGTCGCCTTCGTCGTCTCGCATCTTTTTCCCGCGATCGAGCCGATCGCCTATGCCGTCGCCATGCTGATCGGCCTGGTGCCGATCGCCCGCCGCGCCTTCATGGCGGCTCGCTTCGGCACGCCGTTCTCGATCGAGACGCTGATGACCATCGCCGCCGTCGGCGCGGTGATCATCGGGGCCGGCGAGGAAGCGGCCATGGTCGTCTTCCTGTTCCTGATCGGCGAGCTGCTCGAAGGCGTCGCCGCCCGGCGGGCGCGTACGAGCATCCGCGATCTCGCGACGCTGCTGCCGGAGACGGCCCGCCTCGAGGAAGCCGGCGGCACGCGCGAGGTGCCCGCGGCCGAGCTCCGGCTCGGCGCGATCATCCAGGTCCGCCCCGGCGACCGCATCGCCGCCGACGGCGTGATCCTCGAGGGCGAGAGCGCCATCGACGAGGCCCCCGTCACCGGCGAAAGCGTGCCGAAGCGCAAGGGTGTCGGTGACACGGTCTTCGCCGGCACGATCAACGCCGATGGCGTCATCCGCGTCGAGGTGACAGCGGTCGCCTCCGACAACACGATCGCCCGCATCGTCCGCCTGGTCGAGGAGGCGCAGGAAGCAAAGGCTCCGACCGAGCGTTTCATCGACCGGTTCGCGCGCTGGTACACGCCGGCCGTGCTGGTCGTCGGCGCGCTGGTGGCGATCGTGCCGCCGCTCGCCTTCGGCGGCGACTGGAGCGAGTGGATCTACAAGGGCCTCGCCATCCTGCTGATCGGCTGCCCCTGCGCGCTGGTGATCTCGACGCCCGCCGCGATCGCGGCCGGCCTCGCCGCCGGCGCGCGGCAGGGGCTGCTGATGAAGGGCGGCGCGGTTCTGGAGACACTGGCGAGCATCAACCGCGTCGCCTTCGACAAGACGGGAACGCTGACGCTCGGCCGCCCGGTGGTGAGCGATGTCATCGGCTATGGCCGCTCCGAGGCCGAGGTGATCGCGCTCGCCGCCTCGCTCGAGGCCGGCTCCAACCATCCGCTCGCCCGCGCCATTCTCGGCAAGGCGGCGGACATGGCTGCGCCTGGGATCGTGGCGCAAGAGATCGCCGCCGTCGCCGGCAAGGGCATGACCGGCAAGGTCGGTTCCGATGCGCTGCTGCTGGGTTCGGCGGCGGCCGCCGCCGAGGCGACGGCGCTGACGGCGGAGCAGGAGGCGGCGATCGCCGCGTTCGGCAGCGAGGGCAAGAGCGTCTCGGTGCTGCTCGTCAATGGCGGCATCGTCGGTGTCATCGCCATGCGCGACGGCCCGCGCGCCGATGCCGGCGAGGGCCTCGCGGCCTTGAAGGCGCTCGACGTCGCGCCGATCATGCTGACCGGCGACAATGCGCGGGCGGCAAAGGCGGTCGGCGGCGATCTCGGCATCGAGGTTCGCGCCGAACTGCTGCCGCAGGACAAGCAGCGCATCATTCGCGAACTGCAGGCAGGCGGCGCCAAGGTGGCCAAGGTCGGCGACGGCATCAACGACGCGCCGGCGCTCGCCGCCGCCGATGTCGGCATCGCCATGGGCGGCGGCACCGACGTCGCGCTGGAGACCGCCGACGCCGCGATCCTGAACAACCACGTCGGCGACGTTGCCCGGCTGATCCGCCTGGCCCGGCGGACGATGGCCAACATCCGCCAGAACATCGCCATCGCGCTCGGTCTCAAGGCCGTCTTCCTGGTGACGACCATCGTCGGCATCACCGGCCTCTGGCCCGCCATCCTCGCCGACACCGGCGCCACGGTGCTGGTGACGATCAACGCGCTGACGTTGCTGGTGGTGAAGAAGGAAGGGTAG
- a CDS encoding anti-sigma factor → MTRDEMDEPGGIEALLPWYAAGTLSAEETRAVEAALASDPLLRAQLGRIEEEREATIASAEAMPLPSSRMADRLFAEIAKPAPARQPSWSERVFGPLGEWLAALTGPQLGMGAAAAALALLVLGGVVGNQIAGRGVTGGYQTASGPEAVNPSGTYLLVAFEPAAKAEDIERLITSLNATIVDGPRAGGLFRLRIGEESMSPEERRIVQEALENARSVVKLVIAAP, encoded by the coding sequence ATGACCCGCGACGAGATGGACGAACCCGGTGGGATCGAGGCGCTGCTGCCCTGGTACGCGGCCGGCACCCTCTCCGCCGAAGAGACCCGCGCGGTCGAGGCGGCGCTGGCATCCGACCCGCTGCTCCGCGCCCAGCTCGGCCGCATCGAGGAAGAGCGCGAGGCGACGATCGCCAGCGCCGAGGCGATGCCCCTGCCCTCGTCGCGCATGGCCGACCGGCTGTTCGCCGAGATCGCGAAACCGGCGCCCGCCCGCCAGCCGAGCTGGAGCGAACGCGTCTTCGGTCCGCTCGGCGAATGGCTCGCCGCGCTGACCGGTCCGCAGCTCGGAATGGGCGCCGCCGCCGCCGCGCTGGCACTCCTCGTGCTCGGCGGCGTCGTCGGCAATCAAATCGCGGGCCGCGGGGTAACGGGAGGTTACCAGACCGCTTCCGGTCCCGAGGCTGTTAACCCCTCCGGCACCTACCTGCTCGTCGCCTTCGAGCCGGCGGCGAAGGCCGAGGACATCGAGCGGCTGATCACCTCGCTCAACGCCACCATCGTCGATGGTCCCCGCGCCGGCGGGCTGTTCCGGCTCCGGATCGGCGAGGAAAGCATGAGCCCGGAAGAACGCCGGATCGTGCAGGAGGCGCTCGAAAACGCCAGGAGCGTGGTGAAGCTGGTCATAGCGGCCCCCTGA
- a CDS encoding BatD family protein produces MRHALAALAFLFAIVPALAQQTPPDAAPAAAPATAPVVRTTLDPKEGAVIGQHVSLYVDVLFPGDMPRPPRVAIPDMPGAQVMRFETQGTTIRDTVDGAAYVGQRFEFAVFPRRSGPLEIPPATVTLLDRAGGVTGTIAGQSVQETIVAPEGIDANSLVVATEKLTLEQSWMPDPAGTFHPGDALVRTITRTATDIPALAMRDLAFPAPDGVRVYVDAPVSQDQSERGTITGRRVDKVTYVFEKAGSFALPAVAQPWWNLADKQAESATSAATTVTVQAGPAPAATPGAASKPVRPAVWVSLAAIAILAALALAMLWRKGRAHTARRRAEWAVSEPAAFKALTRACGSGDVAAIYAALATWRSRLPAAWPPPPDASVLEAALFADKSAKRPAWSRAMAHELLSKLRLYRRAALATPAERAAPPLPPLNPANTGLSQPANASIRI; encoded by the coding sequence ATGAGACACGCCCTCGCCGCCCTCGCGTTCCTCTTCGCCATCGTGCCGGCCTTGGCGCAGCAGACGCCACCCGATGCGGCGCCGGCGGCCGCCCCAGCAACAGCCCCGGTCGTCCGCACCACGCTCGACCCGAAGGAAGGCGCCGTGATCGGCCAGCATGTTTCGCTCTATGTCGACGTGCTGTTTCCCGGCGACATGCCGCGCCCGCCGCGCGTCGCCATTCCCGACATGCCCGGCGCGCAGGTGATGCGCTTCGAGACACAGGGAACGACGATCCGCGACACGGTCGACGGCGCCGCCTATGTCGGCCAGCGTTTTGAATTCGCCGTGTTCCCGCGCCGCAGTGGCCCGCTCGAGATCCCGCCCGCGACCGTCACCCTGCTCGACCGCGCCGGCGGCGTCACCGGCACGATCGCCGGCCAGAGCGTGCAGGAGACAATCGTCGCGCCGGAGGGCATCGACGCCAATTCGCTCGTGGTGGCGACCGAAAAGCTGACGCTCGAGCAGAGCTGGATGCCCGATCCCGCCGGCACGTTCCATCCGGGCGACGCGCTCGTCCGCACCATCACCCGCACGGCAACGGACATCCCGGCGCTCGCCATGCGCGACCTTGCCTTCCCCGCCCCCGACGGGGTCCGCGTCTATGTCGACGCGCCCGTCAGCCAGGACCAGAGCGAGCGCGGCACGATCACCGGCAGGCGCGTCGACAAGGTGACCTATGTGTTTGAGAAGGCAGGCTCGTTCGCCTTGCCGGCCGTGGCGCAGCCCTGGTGGAACCTCGCCGACAAGCAGGCGGAAAGCGCCACCAGCGCGGCCACGACCGTCACGGTCCAGGCAGGGCCGGCGCCGGCTGCCACGCCGGGCGCCGCCTCGAAGCCGGTCCGGCCGGCGGTCTGGGTGTCGCTCGCGGCAATCGCGATCCTCGCCGCGCTAGCGCTCGCGATGCTCTGGCGAAAAGGACGCGCCCACACCGCCCGCCGCCGCGCCGAATGGGCCGTGTCCGAGCCGGCGGCATTCAAAGCGCTCACCCGCGCCTGCGGCAGCGGCGACGTGGCGGCGATCTACGCGGCGCTCGCCACCTGGCGCTCCCGCCTGCCCGCCGCCTGGCCGCCACCGCCCGATGCAAGCGTGCTCGAGGCGGCGCTGTTCGCCGACAAATCTGCCAAGCGGCCAGCATGGTCGAGGGCGATGGCGCACGAGCTCCTGTCAAAGCTCCGCCTCTATCGCCGCGCCGCCCTCGCGACACCGGCGGAGCGCGCGGCCCCGCCGCTGCCGCCGCTCAACCCGGCGAATACCGGTCTCTCTCAGCCGGCAAACGCGTCCATCAGGATATAG
- a CDS encoding tetratricopeptide repeat protein produces MTTSPPRIGRKALLVLGVAVTALALGAAKMGWNDLWASPDQRGRYLFERGRYADAAESFRDPVWRGAALMRAGDFKAAAEAFSRRDTAEGAYDQGNALVMLGQYEAAVGRYDRALELKPGWDDATANRKLAQIRADKMKAPGGDLGDQEEGADEIVYDKDAKNPDGQDTQVNDQPMSDEQVRALWLKRVQTKPADFLRARFAYQLQATPPPAGAQP; encoded by the coding sequence ATGACAACGTCCCCGCCCCGGATCGGCCGAAAGGCGCTCCTTGTCCTCGGCGTCGCCGTCACGGCGCTGGCGCTCGGCGCGGCGAAGATGGGCTGGAACGACCTCTGGGCCTCGCCCGACCAGCGCGGCCGCTATCTCTTCGAACGAGGCCGCTATGCCGACGCGGCGGAAAGTTTTCGCGACCCCGTCTGGCGCGGCGCGGCGTTGATGCGGGCGGGCGATTTCAAGGCGGCAGCCGAGGCGTTCAGCCGCCGCGACACGGCGGAAGGCGCCTATGACCAGGGCAACGCGCTGGTCATGCTCGGCCAGTACGAGGCGGCGGTCGGCCGCTATGACCGCGCGCTGGAACTGAAGCCCGGCTGGGACGACGCGACCGCGAACCGAAAACTGGCGCAGATCCGCGCCGACAAGATGAAGGCGCCCGGCGGCGATCTCGGCGACCAGGAGGAAGGCGCCGACGAGATCGTCTACGACAAGGACGCCAAGAACCCGGACGGCCAGGACACGCAGGTCAACGACCAGCCGATGAGCGACGAACAGGTCCGCGCGCTCTGGCTGAAGCGGGTGCAGACCAAGCCGGCCGATTTCCTGCGCGCCCGCTTCGCCTATCAGCTGCAGGCGACGCCACCACCGGCGGGGGCCCAGCCATGA
- a CDS encoding sigma-70 family RNA polymerase sigma factor yields MLDTRDDQLLARIAGGDQAAMRSLFTAQHLRVHRYVLRLVRREDVAEDVVTEVFLDVWRQAARFEGRSSVTTWLLSIARFKAYSALRRRTEAPLDEEFAETIEDLDDTPEVTLQKSDKAGVLRACIDRLSPEHREAIDLVYYQEQSIEDVSRIVGIPENTVKTRVFHARKRLSELCREAGLDRGWP; encoded by the coding sequence ATGCTGGACACCAGGGACGATCAGCTGCTCGCACGGATCGCCGGGGGCGACCAGGCCGCGATGCGGTCGCTGTTCACAGCCCAGCATCTCCGCGTTCATCGCTACGTGCTTCGGCTGGTGCGGCGCGAGGACGTCGCCGAGGATGTGGTCACCGAGGTCTTCCTCGATGTCTGGCGCCAGGCGGCCCGCTTCGAGGGCCGCTCGAGCGTCACCACCTGGCTGCTGTCGATCGCCCGCTTCAAGGCCTATTCGGCGCTCCGCCGCCGCACCGAGGCGCCGCTCGACGAGGAATTCGCCGAGACGATCGAGGATCTCGACGATACGCCCGAAGTGACACTGCAGAAGTCGGACAAGGCCGGCGTGCTGCGCGCCTGCATCGACCGGCTGTCGCCGGAGCACCGCGAGGCGATCGACCTGGTCTACTACCAGGAACAATCGATCGAGGATGTCAGCCGCATCGTCGGCATACCGGAGAACACGGTGAAGACCCGCGTGTTCCACGCCCGCAAGCGGCTGTCGGAACTCTGCCGGGAAGCCGGACTGGATAGAGGTTGGCCATGA
- a CDS encoding putative quinol monooxygenase has translation MLKVIAQDFIKQDSVELVLPLYRELVEKTRQEPLCLAYDLFIDQKDPGHFIFIEAWPDRAALDAHCRSEHFTRLVPLIDAHQRQAGTYILMDAFAG, from the coding sequence ATGCTGAAGGTCATCGCGCAGGATTTCATCAAGCAGGACAGCGTCGAGCTCGTGCTGCCGCTCTATCGCGAGCTGGTCGAGAAGACGCGGCAGGAGCCGCTTTGTCTCGCCTATGACCTTTTCATCGACCAGAAGGATCCCGGCCACTTCATCTTCATCGAGGCATGGCCGGATCGCGCAGCGCTCGATGCGCATTGCCGGAGCGAGCATTTCACCCGGCTGGTCCCGCTTATCGACGCGCATCAGCGCCAGGCCGGCACCTATATCCTGATGGACGCGTTTGCCGGCTGA
- a CDS encoding IS30 family transposase, with protein MGREYSQLGLEERIEIARLSGEGASIRQIAAALDRAPSSIARELKRNRGQQVGYQPAHAEAQARARRWNGSRLDRDPALRTEVLGQLRAGWSPEQIAGRLRRDGPSRLSHESIYRFVYAQIRRHNDFTWRNYLPKAKSRRGWRPGKGGSPALHMRHRVPLAERPGAVLTRLDPGHWEADLMAFSRYGQNLLLLHDRMSRVLIGSPLPSKRAEPVAGALAAALQTLPPACRKTVTFDNGTEFARHYELGALGIATYFCDPHAPWQKGGIENAIGRMRRFLPRKTDLAALDSGALIGMMAAYNNTPRKCLGFKTPAEAFSEQVLHFGCESTSPPSRG; from the coding sequence ATGGGACGAGAGTACAGCCAGCTCGGGCTTGAGGAGCGGATCGAGATTGCCCGCCTATCGGGCGAAGGCGCCTCGATCCGCCAGATCGCTGCAGCTCTGGATCGCGCGCCATCGTCCATCGCTAGGGAGCTGAAGCGCAACCGCGGCCAGCAGGTGGGATACCAGCCCGCTCATGCCGAGGCCCAGGCGCGGGCGCGACGATGGAACGGCAGCCGGCTCGACCGCGACCCGGCGCTCCGCACCGAGGTGCTCGGCCAGCTCCGGGCCGGCTGGTCGCCGGAACAGATCGCCGGCCGCCTGCGGCGCGACGGCCCGAGCCGCCTCAGCCATGAGAGCATCTACCGCTTCGTCTATGCCCAGATCCGCCGCCACAACGACTTCACCTGGCGCAATTACCTGCCGAAGGCCAAGTCGCGGCGGGGCTGGCGTCCCGGCAAGGGCGGCAGTCCGGCCCTGCACATGCGCCACCGCGTGCCGCTGGCGGAGCGTCCGGGCGCGGTGCTGACCCGACTTGACCCCGGCCATTGGGAGGCCGACCTGATGGCGTTTTCCCGCTACGGCCAGAACCTCCTGCTGCTGCATGACCGCATGAGCCGGGTGCTGATCGGCAGCCCACTGCCGTCGAAGCGCGCCGAACCGGTCGCCGGCGCGCTGGCGGCGGCCCTCCAGACGCTGCCGCCGGCCTGCCGCAAGACCGTCACCTTCGACAACGGCACCGAGTTCGCCCGCCACTACGAGCTCGGCGCCCTCGGCATCGCCACCTATTTCTGCGACCCGCATGCGCCCTGGCAGAAGGGCGGCATCGAGAACGCCATCGGTCGCATGCGCCGCTTCCTGCCGCGCAAGACCGACCTCGCAGCCCTCGACAGCGGCGCCCTCATCGGCATGATGGCCGCCTACAACAACACGCCGCGCAAATGCCTCGGCTTCAAAACCCCGGCCGAGGCCTTCTCCGAACAAGTGTTGCACTTCGGATGTGAATCCACCTCCCCGCCTTCGCGGGGATGA
- a CDS encoding S8 family serine peptidase, translated as MSTRQIGQIALAFAVLATAPMPTARAAERIVVAQSAGMDQGNDEDWRRRQRQPRPERPDRGAPVIWVAPAIVYGVGNVGGFGDREVAPPADYERPAPRKTRPRTQASQPAKPAKAAKTASTKKTAKPAQPANGPAVAGSYVDGEVLFSTRSPEATETILKRHRLTRLETVDIDLTGTTIVRARVAKGASTQRTLRALRSEKSIVSSELNHLFALQGEPKNIAESDLASVQYAPAKLRLAEAHASAEGQSVLVAVIDSGIDGDHPELAGTLDPNSPARTVGPHGTAIAGVIAAHSRLVSAAPKVRILAFDSFSGPEGSLARGSTLDILKSLDRAASAGARIVNLSFAGPDDAMLSAGIEAAHAKGIVLVAAAGNGGPKASAAYPAAYSAVIAVTATDPADKVYAAANRGGYIALAAPGVDILTTAPKGDYTQLSGTSFAAAQVTGVAALLLERAPKLSPDGVRAILTETARDLGKPGRDDVFGAGLVDAAAALTAVSEATASAAVQ; from the coding sequence ATGTCGACGCGCCAAATCGGACAGATAGCCCTCGCCTTCGCCGTGCTGGCGACGGCCCCCATGCCCACCGCGCGAGCGGCGGAGCGCATCGTCGTCGCGCAGTCCGCCGGCATGGACCAGGGGAACGACGAGGACTGGCGCAGGCGGCAGAGGCAGCCCCGGCCCGAGCGCCCGGATCGCGGCGCGCCGGTCATCTGGGTCGCCCCGGCGATCGTCTATGGCGTTGGAAACGTCGGCGGATTCGGCGACCGCGAAGTGGCGCCGCCGGCCGACTACGAGCGTCCCGCGCCCCGGAAGACGCGCCCAAGAACCCAGGCGAGCCAACCGGCGAAACCGGCCAAGGCCGCCAAGACCGCTTCCACCAAGAAGACCGCCAAACCCGCCCAGCCCGCGAACGGCCCAGCCGTCGCCGGCTCCTATGTCGATGGCGAGGTGTTGTTCTCGACCCGCTCTCCCGAGGCGACGGAGACGATCCTGAAGCGCCATCGGCTGACGCGGCTCGAAACCGTCGATATCGACCTGACCGGCACGACGATCGTCCGCGCCCGCGTCGCGAAGGGCGCCAGCACACAGCGCACGCTGCGGGCGCTCCGTTCCGAAAAATCCATCGTTTCCAGTGAGTTGAACCACCTCTTTGCGCTTCAGGGGGAACCCAAGAACATCGCCGAGAGCGACCTCGCCAGCGTGCAATACGCTCCGGCGAAACTGCGCCTCGCCGAGGCGCACGCGTCGGCGGAGGGCCAATCCGTCCTCGTCGCGGTGATCGATTCCGGCATAGACGGCGACCATCCCGAACTCGCCGGCACGCTCGATCCTAACAGTCCCGCGCGCACCGTCGGCCCGCACGGCACGGCGATCGCCGGCGTCATCGCCGCGCATAGTCGCCTCGTCAGCGCCGCGCCGAAAGTCCGGATTCTGGCCTTCGACAGCTTTTCAGGCCCCGAGGGCAGCCTCGCCCGGGGCTCGACGCTCGATATCCTGAAGAGCCTCGACAGGGCGGCGAGCGCCGGCGCGCGCATCGTCAATCTGAGCTTCGCCGGCCCCGACGACGCCATGCTCTCGGCCGGTATAGAGGCGGCGCATGCGAAGGGGATCGTGCTCGTCGCCGCCGCCGGCAATGGCGGCCCGAAGGCGTCGGCCGCCTATCCGGCGGCCTATTCCGCCGTCATCGCCGTGACCGCGACCGATCCGGCCGACAAGGTCTACGCGGCGGCCAATCGCGGCGGCTACATCGCGCTGGCGGCGCCCGGCGTCGACATCCTGACCACCGCGCCAAAGGGCGACTACACGCAGCTTTCCGGCACCTCCTTCGCGGCGGCGCAGGTGACCGGGGTCGCCGCGCTGCTGCTGGAACGGGCGCCGAAGCTCTCGCCCGACGGGGTCCGCGCCATCCTGACGGAAACGGCCCGCGACCTCGGCAAACCCGGCCGCGACGACGTTTTCGGCGCGGGACTGGTCGACGCGGCGGCAGCGCTCACGGCGGTGTCCGAGGCGACGGCCAGCGCGGCGGTGCAATAG